In Fibrobacter sp. UWR3, a single window of DNA contains:
- the rsmD gene encoding 16S rRNA (guanine(966)-N(2))-methyltransferase RsmD → MSIRITGGALRGRNVPSPEGNKTRPTASRTREALFNILQGVENFRMLDLFAGSGIMGIEAISRGAASVVAVELVHSQARLVYQAYKALGLSEKVTLLEKNALMLEKESLCATEGFDLIYADPPFKDREYPDLRKYWEWLNPGGVAVFEAPSKNLPAWVKEADEAGTVQVRRYGESSLVIYRNVIPA, encoded by the coding sequence ATGTCTATCCGCATTACCGGAGGTGCTCTTCGCGGAAGGAACGTTCCTTCTCCGGAGGGCAACAAGACCAGGCCGACGGCTTCCCGCACGAGGGAAGCCCTCTTTAACATTCTGCAGGGAGTGGAGAACTTCCGCATGCTCGACCTGTTTGCGGGTTCAGGAATCATGGGCATCGAGGCGATAAGCCGCGGGGCCGCAAGCGTTGTAGCGGTAGAACTCGTGCATTCGCAGGCGAGGCTCGTGTACCAGGCGTACAAGGCGCTCGGCCTTTCCGAAAAAGTTACTTTGTTAGAAAAGAACGCCCTCATGCTCGAGAAGGAATCGCTCTGCGCAACGGAGGGCTTTGACCTTATCTATGCGGACCCTCCGTTCAAGGATAGGGAATACCCTGACCTGCGCAAGTACTGGGAATGGCTCAACCCGGGGGGTGTCGCCGTGTTCGAGGCCCCGAGCAAGAACCTCCCCGCATGGGTGAAAGAGGCCGACGAGGCCGGAACTGTGCAGGTCCGCCGCTACGGCGAATCCTCGCTCGTGATATACCGCAATGTCATCCCCGCGTAG
- the coaD gene encoding pantetheine-phosphate adenylyltransferase, with translation MQRNVVFAGSFDPFTLGHLDIVRRASECFGDVYVLVAKNVSKNYMFSESQRVEMIKKAVEGIPNVYVDAFDGLTTEFMKEVGVEYMVRGIRNAADLDFEQSFAWNNKMLYPECETVFLSSAPEHLMISSTVVRELLKAGIAKDEEGRKLLAKYVPESIVPMILAGV, from the coding sequence ATGCAGAGAAATGTCGTATTCGCGGGGTCGTTCGACCCGTTTACCCTCGGGCACCTTGATATCGTGAGGCGTGCTTCCGAGTGCTTTGGTGACGTGTACGTGCTTGTGGCGAAGAACGTTTCCAAGAACTACATGTTCTCCGAATCGCAGCGTGTGGAGATGATCAAGAAGGCTGTCGAGGGAATCCCGAATGTGTACGTGGATGCGTTCGACGGGCTCACGACCGAATTCATGAAGGAAGTCGGCGTGGAATACATGGTGCGCGGAATCCGCAACGCTGCCGACCTGGATTTTGAACAGTCCTTTGCGTGGAACAACAAGATGCTTTACCCGGAATGCGAGACGGTTTTCCTTTCCAGCGCTCCCGAGCACCTGATGATTTCGAGCACGGTGGTGCGAGAACTTTTGAAGGCGGGAATCGCGAAGGATGAAGAGGGCCGCAAACTACTCGCGAAGTATGTACCTGAAAGTATTGTGCCAATGATCTTGGCGGGCGTTTAA
- a CDS encoding adenosine kinase produces the protein MKKVLGMGAALVDILANVDDAWIESQGVQKGGMNMVDWPQMEKFLAALKNPLHVPGGSTCNTMVGLSRLGGKAAFISKVGDDELGKIFREHLERNGVESKLGMSDAATGCVFSAVTPDAQRSMWTYLGASDFLVSEDFVPALYDGVGLLYAEGYRAFNADCFKKSFTLARSLGVETALDFSSFGVVEACRKLFDELFADKMIDIIIANEDEAYAYAGVKEEAALDVLAQKAKVAVVKIGKRGALIAKDGKVTRVQAGPAKAIDTTGAGDLWASGFLYGYMNGWDMERSGNLGSVVSNEVVQVMGAQIPEDGWKRILAARG, from the coding sequence ATGAAGAAAGTTCTTGGTATGGGCGCTGCCCTCGTTGATATTCTCGCGAACGTGGATGACGCATGGATTGAATCTCAGGGCGTGCAGAAGGGCGGCATGAACATGGTGGACTGGCCGCAGATGGAAAAGTTCCTTGCGGCGCTCAAGAACCCGCTGCACGTGCCGGGTGGCTCTACCTGCAATACGATGGTCGGGCTCTCGCGCCTGGGCGGCAAGGCTGCGTTTATCTCGAAGGTCGGCGATGACGAACTCGGGAAGATTTTCCGTGAGCACCTGGAACGCAACGGCGTGGAATCGAAACTCGGGATGAGCGATGCGGCTACGGGTTGCGTGTTCTCAGCGGTAACGCCCGATGCCCAGCGCTCCATGTGGACGTACCTCGGCGCTTCTGACTTCCTTGTGAGCGAGGACTTTGTGCCTGCACTCTACGACGGCGTGGGCCTCTTGTATGCGGAAGGCTACCGCGCTTTCAATGCGGATTGCTTCAAGAAGTCGTTTACGCTGGCGCGTAGCCTGGGCGTGGAAACCGCGCTCGACTTTAGCAGCTTTGGCGTGGTGGAAGCCTGCCGCAAGCTGTTCGATGAACTCTTTGCCGATAAGATGATTGATATCATCATCGCGAACGAGGACGAGGCGTATGCGTATGCGGGCGTGAAGGAAGAGGCTGCACTTGATGTTCTTGCACAGAAGGCGAAGGTTGCCGTGGTGAAGATTGGCAAGCGTGGCGCCCTCATTGCGAAGGACGGCAAGGTTACCCGCGTGCAGGCTGGCCCCGCGAAGGCCATCGATACGACTGGTGCCGGCGACCTGTGGGCATCGGGATTCCTGTACGGTTACATGAACGGCTGGGATATGGAACGCAGCGGCAACCTCGGGAGCGTCGTCTCCAACGAGGTGGTGCAGGTAATGGGCGCGCAGATTCCCGAAGACGGCTGGAAGCGCATTCTGGCTGCCCGCGGGTAG
- a CDS encoding rhomboid family intramembrane serine protease: MPKVLRTLLIVNAVVFLLAFVGGKLLGLHLNLPGLGYGSLADYIAYFGAFWPFAPEQAWRFVTYMFVHVDFWHFLFNMLMLWMFGSDVADMMGAKHFTGMYFFCGIFAAVFSLAMYWLGMTNAPIIGASGALMGIFVAYYKFFPDRMLLMFFFFPMRIKYAMWFMVAVDVFMAHSSDGVAHFAHLGGVVGGFLYMFLYEKGFGNTLAGMRRSMEEKIRSSRFKVHEGGRNDGEGTVYRNGPARSDEPIEGEVFYVDEQKRMDEILKKVNSEGINSLTESERQFLLRAGEKLRRRRGGF; this comes from the coding sequence TTGCCTAAAGTCCTGCGGACACTGCTGATTGTAAATGCGGTTGTCTTTTTGCTTGCCTTCGTAGGCGGCAAGTTGCTTGGCTTGCACCTGAACCTGCCTGGCCTCGGCTATGGTAGCCTTGCCGATTACATCGCGTACTTTGGCGCCTTCTGGCCGTTCGCTCCGGAACAGGCGTGGCGATTTGTGACCTACATGTTCGTGCATGTCGACTTCTGGCACTTCCTTTTCAACATGCTCATGCTTTGGATGTTTGGTAGCGATGTTGCCGATATGATGGGCGCGAAGCACTTTACGGGGATGTATTTCTTCTGCGGGATTTTTGCCGCAGTGTTCAGCCTCGCGATGTACTGGCTCGGCATGACGAACGCCCCGATTATCGGCGCCTCGGGCGCGTTGATGGGCATATTCGTTGCCTACTACAAGTTCTTCCCTGACCGTATGCTACTCATGTTCTTCTTTTTCCCGATGCGCATCAAGTATGCGATGTGGTTCATGGTCGCGGTAGACGTGTTCATGGCGCATTCGAGCGATGGCGTGGCGCACTTTGCCCACCTGGGCGGTGTCGTGGGCGGTTTCCTGTACATGTTCCTTTACGAGAAGGGTTTCGGGAACACGCTTGCGGGTATGCGCCGCAGTATGGAAGAAAAAATCCGCAGCAGCCGCTTTAAGGTTCACGAGGGTGGCCGTAACGATGGCGAGGGTACCGTTTACCGCAATGGCCCTGCCCGCAGTGACGAGCCTATCGAGGGCGAGGTCTTTTACGTCGATGAGCAGAAGCGCATGGACGAAATCTTGAAGAAGGTCAATAGCGAGGGAATCAACTCGCTGACCGAATCCGAACGGCAGTTCCTGCTGCGCGCGGGCGAAAAGTTGCGCCGCCGTAGGGGAGGCTTTTAG
- a CDS encoding choice-of-anchor I family protein, translated as MRLGLCAVMGVLLGAGLCLAKGGDAPAGQFQLGATLQPLATIPMKSAEISAYMPEKKKLFVVGGDNLLEIVDLSDVAKPRVVRTVSLGGDASSVTVNGNLFAVSLLNAPEWKKGHVQVMRYTDSLEVLGFFEVCHQPDMLTFTPDGSALLVACEGSPDMNFHEDPEGGVAIVTAPKSGPWSRLEIAVAGFDGLDTASLMAQGVRRTGAQGFVKSLEPEYITVSPNSKTAWVSLQENNAIAVVDIAAKKITNVYPLGFVDHSVPGFGLDAKKNSKVEIANYPLRGLRQPDGISSFVVNGRPFVVTANEGAPVNDYKAWTDVTSLVMLSQQGRLDPKVFTPELVRDLGGISVSNLERCDAVPDMAPGGRCPYAYTFGSRSVSIFDGATGALVWDSGDMLERMIAKVAPDYFNWNAKKNKVKMDSRSEDKGCEPENVTVGEVAGKRYAFVGLERTSGIAVFDITDFGKTSNPSPRLVDYYLDPSDRGPEGVLFIPAEKSPNGTALLVVGYEYSKTLTIYTVK; from the coding sequence ATGAGACTTGGACTGTGTGCTGTTATGGGGGTGTTGCTGGGTGCGGGGCTATGCCTTGCGAAGGGTGGCGATGCGCCTGCGGGCCAGTTCCAGTTGGGGGCTACGCTGCAGCCGCTCGCGACAATTCCCATGAAGTCTGCGGAAATATCGGCGTACATGCCCGAAAAGAAGAAGTTGTTTGTCGTGGGTGGCGATAACCTTCTCGAAATTGTCGACCTTTCCGACGTGGCGAAGCCGAGGGTCGTAAGGACAGTTTCGCTGGGGGGCGATGCCTCGAGCGTGACTGTGAACGGGAACCTTTTCGCAGTGAGCTTGCTGAACGCACCTGAATGGAAAAAGGGCCATGTGCAGGTGATGCGCTATACCGACAGCCTCGAGGTTCTCGGGTTCTTCGAGGTTTGCCACCAGCCCGACATGCTCACGTTTACGCCCGATGGCTCGGCACTCCTGGTTGCCTGCGAGGGCTCTCCCGACATGAATTTCCACGAAGATCCCGAGGGCGGTGTCGCGATTGTAACCGCCCCGAAGAGTGGTCCGTGGTCACGCCTCGAGATTGCGGTTGCGGGCTTTGACGGGCTCGATACCGCGTCGCTGATGGCGCAGGGGGTCCGTAGGACCGGAGCACAGGGGTTCGTGAAGTCGCTCGAGCCCGAGTACATCACCGTTTCGCCGAATTCCAAGACGGCGTGGGTGAGCCTGCAAGAGAACAATGCTATAGCGGTCGTGGACATTGCCGCAAAGAAAATCACGAACGTGTACCCGCTCGGGTTTGTCGACCATTCCGTTCCCGGGTTCGGGCTCGACGCCAAGAAGAATTCGAAAGTTGAAATTGCGAACTACCCGTTACGTGGACTGCGCCAACCCGATGGCATTTCTTCGTTTGTTGTAAACGGCAGGCCTTTTGTGGTTACGGCGAACGAGGGCGCTCCCGTGAACGATTACAAGGCCTGGACCGATGTGACGAGCCTCGTGATGCTTTCGCAGCAGGGGCGTTTGGACCCGAAGGTGTTTACTCCGGAGCTGGTCAGGGATTTGGGCGGGATTTCCGTGAGCAACCTGGAACGTTGCGATGCCGTGCCCGATATGGCGCCCGGTGGCCGTTGCCCGTACGCATACACGTTCGGTTCCCGCAGCGTGAGCATCTTCGACGGTGCGACAGGCGCGCTTGTCTGGGATAGCGGCGATATGCTCGAACGGATGATTGCGAAGGTCGCTCCCGATTACTTTAACTGGAACGCGAAAAAGAACAAGGTCAAGATGGATTCCCGCAGCGAAGACAAGGGCTGCGAACCCGAAAATGTGACCGTGGGCGAGGTCGCGGGTAAACGATATGCCTTCGTGGGGCTTGAACGCACGAGCGGTATTGCCGTATTCGACATTACCGATTTCGGCAAGACAAGCAACCCCTCGCCAAGACTTGTGGACTATTACCTTGACCCGAGCGACCGTGGCCCCGAAGGCGTGCTGTTTATCCCCGCCGAAAAGAGCCCGAACGGCACAGCTCTTCTTGTTGTCGGTTACGAATACAGCAAGACCCTCACGATTTATACCGTGAAATAA